The stretch of DNA cgttattgtgttacTGTAGTGTgctaaaatattgtattttctgCTAATGTGCTTcatctatatgcctttttgttcaACTTTGTTGAAATAATTACTCGTTTTATATTGATTAgtattataatacaatgttgactgctgtatcactatttcttgacatttttacctgtaatgtcttttagttttgtccacgtcgttgtcaatataatagaattttatgGGACTGTAGTGCAAGTGACatgtttagcaagctataaaactaagtttaatccaccattgtctaaACAATAAAATACCTGTATCAAGTCATGAATATAACTGTCGTTATCCATTCGTTAGAtaagtttgagcttttgattttgactttctatttagaaattttccttggagttcgttatttttgttattttacattttggccattcatttttttttaaaccaagtttgacttatttttaaaatcaacGGTTAGCTTTGAATGGAAAATACTCTGAAGGGTGGAATAGTCtaatgttttgatactattgcagttagAAAGAGCACTTCATTTACTATTGactaatacttaaatttaatcaCGTTCACATCtgatcaaataaaggcaacaatagtaatTCCGTTGTTCAAAAGGCATAAATCGCTTGAGAGAAaaccaatccgggttacaaactaaaactgaggagtTACATCAACTATacgaggaaaacaaaggaacaacaggaacactgaagtgcaacaaaaacaaacgccaacatacatagataCGAACTGCAATAAACGACTTTGGAGTAGAACCTTTTGATAGAGAAAAATGATATGAAATGTGAGCGTCTAATGGGATGATAGTATAATCaatcttttttcatatttggaGGAAAACACATAGGGTCTGTCTTTCAAAATACCTGCCTTATTCAGCATAGTGTTAATATGATCTACACAAAATTGATATTAGCTTATGCTTTGATTTATAGGACAACACTATACACGTATGTGTCATGGTGGAAAGATATTTGCCTGAATCATAGATAATTTTAAGAACGATATGACAGTTATGATCATATGCCCGTTGATAAACTCGCATGTACATCAGGATACTTACATTACATCTTTAGCCCATTTGGAAAGAGCATATATATGTCTTCCCTTTCCTTTAACATACTACCATACTACTATATTGCTCGATTAAGATCGACATTACATAATGATATTCATCTTGTTCGCGAGTTTTGATCAGCCGCGAGTTATTCGACGATGGCACTAATGGAGCCGGTTTTGATTAATCTTCCAGGTACCTGAGATCAAGAGGTGATGGGGTatgtgttgcttagtttttagtatATATGTAGTATTTCTTGAACTTTTCGTCGTCTGTTGATTTTTTGCTATGACGTTGCCAGTTTTGTTTGTCcactttttttcaaatgttcCTATGTTTCTATAGACCTATAGCTTTTAAATGTTTAGCTTTGAGAATTCTTATTGAAGGTGGATTCAGAAAACTAGTTCTGTGAAAAACGTGTTATATTtatttggtatcttccgtctcttTTAAATGGCACATTGTTTTAATAGATATATTACTTGTAGCGCTTTGATATCATTGTTTTAATAGATATATTACTTGTAGCGCTTTGATATCATTGTTTTAATAGATATATTACTTGTAGCGCTTTAATATCATTGTTTTAATAGATATATTACTTGTAGCGCTTTAATATCATTGTTTTAATAGATATATTACTTGTAGCGCTTTAATATCATTGTTTTAATAGATATATTACTTGTAGCGCTTTAATATCATTGTTTTAATAGATATATTACTTGTAGCGCTTTAATATCATTGTTTTAATAGATATATTACTTGTAGAGCTTTAATATCATTGTTTTAATAGATATATTACTTGTAGCGCTTTAATATCATTGTTTTAATAGATATATTACTTGTAGCGCTTTAATATCATTGTTTTAATAGATATATTACTTGTAGAGCTTTAATATCATTGTTTTAATAGATATATTACTTGTAGCGCTTTAATATCATTGTTTTAATAGATATATTACTTGTAGCGCTTTAATATCATTGTTTTAATAGATATATTACTTGTAGCTTTAATATCAGTAATTTGTGCATACAAATACGGAAGCTTATAGGGGCCTTATGTTAGTTACTTAGCTATGCTTAAGAAACTTAATTAAGAgaatattattcattatattgcattaaattgttttaatttagttAATTTACTAACTTATAAGATATTTTACTCATTTATTTATGCCAATATAATTTCTTACTAATTTTATGGATGTTaatttaaatatctttatttcataaatttattaaGTTGCATTAAATAAAACACTATAATGTTAAGGACACTTAATTAGGGACTTGTCATCAATTATACTGTTTTTAATCGAtttatttaagttcatttatgaaCTTATGATAGATCAATCCAACTTatttaagtcatttttttttttttatttattctaaaaagtaaaatttaaaaactttatttgtAATATGGCATAACTAAAGCAAGTTAACTGAAAAGATGTATATATACAGCGAAACTTTCCCACGCATCCATTTTGGGAGTTGAAGCAACATTTCGATTCGACGAAGCTTTTATTTCGGAAGACGCCATACTATGTGACCTGATAATGGCTATTCACATGATTGAAATGGTAAGTAGAATGAATCAAAGTTAACCACTTCTACATTCAAAAATCGATTAAACGACACAAAAATGCACTCTAAAACACAAGAAAACACACGAAGTGAAAGTCAGCAGGTAACTGGCTTTATATGAAAAACTGACAAGCTTGTCTGTCATTCATTTTGAAAATAGTATGGCTGTTCTCGAGGGTGGTATGATCTGGTATATTGAAATAACCTGGTCCATCATTGCAACGGAATTCGGTTGTTCGGACCAGGTTATTTCAATGTACCAGATCATAAGATCATATATGTCATATGAAGTTATAGGCAATTTACTTGCAAATTTTTGTGCGAGAAATGCATCTAACGTAACGGAAAAATGTACTTTACTTGTATACAAGTTTTACCTTTTTAAAAAGGTATTGACTACTTCGCAGAATCATAAAATACGTGCATTCGCAAACCcagttgaaattaaacaaaagaaatcgTACTCTTGACTAGAGAAGGTAAAAATGGTCCCGAGATTGTTTACGACTGTTTCTATGGCTGGTAAAAGTTAATTGTGTTTtcacaattaaagattttttcgtcttttatatttgtttatatttatataagagtacgaattaaaaagatattttataacTTGAAGATTAAAGACGAATTTCAGTAAAAAGGCCGATTAGAGTAGGTACAAACAcaagaggataaaaaaaaatatataccctTAAATTTCGCCGAAAAAAAGTCCATGGAAAGATAAAAGATTTATCTTGTGAAAGCCAAAATTTCTCTTCTGCCCCCCTGcatcaatatttagaaaaaaaattcctaaaaatggACAAATATTTTATCGCAAATAAAAGTCGGGTATACCTTTTCAAATTTGGGCGTGTTTGAGTTAACTGCTTTGTCCAAAAAGCATATAAACAAAAAGAATTGATATAACATTAGCTTCGGATtccattattttcatatttaaagcATAAATGTTGACAAAAAGCTTTAGAAATCATGtgattaatgaataaaatatatggGTCAAATGACATGTCTTTGCGATGAGTCAATACGGCATGGTAGGTGTGTTCGAATTATACAAATTAAGACTTTTATCTACTTCAAATgaattaattttaatgttttgtcatactggtattttttgttgttaatagTATaacagttatataaatattgaagTCGTCTGCTTTTAAAATTAGCATATTTAATCATCAAGTTTGACATTTTTGTAACAGTTTGGAAAGTTTGACTTTTTTCTTACAATTTACTAATGTTCAGATACCATCCTTTTTCATGAGGGACTGacatacacattttatatttgcTTGATTTTTGTGAATCGGATCGGAATCGTTAAATCGTTTCAGTGCTGACATTGGTCTTCAGCGATTGACCAATTAAATGCCGTGTTATAAATTACTATTTTCGAGTCGCAGCTCCTGATTGCAAGTACGTAATTTGATGTAATCAAAATAGCGTGTATATCATATGAATCTAAACAATGAGCGAAGCAataatatatcatatacaaaGTCACACAATACCAATACCCACTCCCATAGGCCAGTGCATTCAACCCATAATAAAGTAGCcagtaaaatgaaataaatttatattaacaTGTCTATTATGTCAGAGAGACGAAAATTAGTAAATTACGAAAGCACGAATTGCGTGTAAGTTATGTCTTCGTAACGATTTGACGCATCTTCGTAGGTTAACGTTTGCCAAATTTCTCATTTCTATAGACTAGTCCTTTTTATACCGTTTGCATGGGAAACTTCAAAAGATAATTGATTTGTATTATGTGGAGTATAATGTATTCTCTCTGGATGTGGAAGTGTTCAGTATCTTAAtatgttatacttttttttcagattattttgatttgtttatgtgtaacaacAGTGCATGCCATTTTTCCATATCCACGGAACGGAGCTTTATTGGACGAGCTTGTTGCGTACTACTTCAGTCGGTTATACACGCAAAATGAAATACTAGGGTTTCTGCTTTTTGTGCACAATGTGATGTTGAGCAAGAGAACACTGAAAAGAATTTTGAGACGTTTAAATTTGAGAAGGAGAGGTATTGAAAATCCTTTGGTTGATATTGTAAGTAAAATTATTGACTTACGACGTTTTGGATACGACCAAGTAGATTACCGCACAATGTGGAGATTGTTAAATACATTTTGTGGTGTGCATGCAACTCAAGAGACTGTAAGACTTGCTTTGACAGTAATTGACACTGATGGTGTAAATGCTAGAAGACGAAGACGTCTTATCAGAAGATCATATCAAAGTAAAGGACCTAATTATTGCCTTCACGTGGATGGCTATGACAAGCTGAAGCCGTTTGGCATTTCAATTCATGGTTGTATGGATGGTTTTTCCAGAAAAATCATGTGGCTTACCGCCAGTCATACCAACAAAAACCCACGTCACGTTGCTCGTAACTACGTCGAACATTTAAAGAGATATAAACGTGTGCCAAGATTAATTAGAACAGATGCCGGAACCGAAAATGTTCTAATTCATAGAATTCAAATAGCTTTACGATCTCGTCACAACGATCATATGGCTGGAGTTAACAGTGTATCAGTTGGTCGGTCAACTGCAAACCAGAGGATAGAGATGTTATGGAGTTTCTTGATGCGCAATTTTACAACTTTCTGGAGAAATTTATTCAACAGTCTTGTTGAAGACGGAATTTTAAGCAATACTGATCCGCTCCATTTAGAATGCGTGCGATTTTGCTTTTTGCCTATTATACAAGTTCATTTAAATGAGTTCAGAGAACTGTGGAACATGCATAGAATCCGTCGACAACGAAACGAGGATCAATTTTATGGAATTCCTGATGTCATGTATAACCAGCCTATTATTTACGGAATGTTTGACCAATCGTTTGCACTTCCCTGTGATGACGCTGCATTGGATGATATTTTAGATCAATACACTGAACAACACCTTCAACGCGGAGCTTCACATGAGTTTAGACAATTAATAACGTTGAACGTTACAGGATTGAACATTGAAGCCTTTGGTGTAATAAGAACACCTGATGAGGCAAAGGCCTTATATCGTCTGCTCGTATCTTTGTTGTTGCAATTAGTTTTATAGATTAAAAAGACCCCAATAATGCAAAATTTAAATTCTCAACATCaatttgaaataaactattaaaaaaattacatcccagctcctttgttctaacaggggtgatctgagccggatcacccctaccagatcaccccagtttgagtttctttgctATGCatgctttcttttgttttgtaacattttggcgggaatgtcaaatccactataaaacttataatcaattatacggaaaagactatctatcaaaattcacgtaggaaaaaatccagtgtatatgctgggattcgaactcaagacctttagaatatcaagccacgacacataccactacaccaggacgactggatacgaattattagtaatttgacatacttaaaggaagcaagatatttttataagtgggtcgagttgtcaaacctttattcaatggggtttaaaccttttacgttaataacatgaataagtgagttttcagactgattgttcaatttgattttacactttttcaaaagtgggacgagtcggtaaacaagagtggggcgattttttttataaagtggcgataaagtgtgggccgattggcaagtggggcgagttgacattatttgatatctactcatcgtgtttgagggtcattaagggtatacatcatatagtaatatacaaagtatattataatggttgtgtggcattctaaactagattttatgaattgtaaatggttttccaTCTAATCTAAatcagctgggatgtaaaatagttatcccattcggacttggtgtgtcagtgtaagatcaccctctggcctccggccatcggggtgatcttacactgacacaccgcgtccttgtgggataactattaaagaaacGTTTCACTGTTTCCGATATGATTAATTTGATTACCTGTTACAATTTTAAGGGAAAATCAATAACTATGTACTATAAAGAATGAACCTCGAGACACCAACTTTTGCCCCAAAAATCAGATACGAAACGATAATACGTCTAATAAATAtttggaatattaaaaaaaaaaaaaatcagtcgcAAAGTCATCGTAAATGTGCCAATTCGCTtggaaaaatattgttttttacgCCTTGCGCATAACTTGTCGAGCTCATGTACGTGTAGTGCATCAGGAGATAAATGAAACAGGCGAAAATCAGCTCTTTTATTGGCCGGATTTGACAAAGTCAAAATCCGGGTTATAGTATGGTGATGTCGGGCGGGAGGCGGGCTTTTATATAtattgaagttgtgcacctgttattttggaattatttaaagttttttttcctaGTTTTCTGGACTTTGGAACTTAGTCATTTTTCagcaaaaataaataaaggagGGTACAAGTTTTGTGTAATCATCTCCTCCTACAGTTTTCACCCCAGATCCTTGAAACTTTACAGGAAGCTTTAATACATATTGAAGTTTTGCACCTGTTATTTTGGAATCATTTAATTTTTTCCCCCCAGTTTTCCGGATTTTGGACCTTGCAATTTTTCAGCAAAAATAAGAGAAAGGAGGGTACATGTTTTGTGTAATCAACTGCTCCTACAGTTTTCAAACCAGATCCTTGAAACTTTACAggaaacttttatataaattaaagttGTGCACCTATTATTTTGGaatcatttaaagattttttccCTAGTTTTCCTGGCTTTggaacttatttattttttagcaaaaataaaaaaagagggtACAAGTTTTGTGTaataactcctcctacagttttcAACTCAGATCCCTGCAAGTTTACAGGAAGCTTTTATATATACTGAAGTTGTGCACCtgttatttttgaattatttgaagAATTTATTCCAAGTTTTCCGGACTTTGGAAACTTAGTAATTTTTCAGCATACCTAAGAAAGGAGGGTACAATTTATGTGTAATCAACACCTACAGTTATCAACCCAGATTCTTTAAAACTTTACAGGAAGCATGCACACATGTTAAAGTTGTGGAAATGCTATTATGgaattgaattatttatttaatgttttcCAGACTTGGAAACTTagttattttcaacaaaattagttaacagggtatttttttttgtaattatctccTCATACAGTTTCACTAAGATTCtaattcaaacattaaaaaatcCGGTCATTTGAGACTTTGACCCATTTTTTCAAAGTAGCCATAGTTCTAGGCTCTCGAGTCAAcaaaacggggggggggggggggcggggtaTTTGATATGCAATATTCATATCCAATAATTTGTTGAAATTCTTGTTAAGTactacaaaatgtatcatttaccAAATCTGTATCTGTAATTTTTCGTTACAAGTCTTATTTGAAGGTGTCGTTTTCAGGAAATGAGTAAAATGATCAACTGTGTTTAATTTCCTGTTATTTGGTTATTTTAGCCAGTGGTATAATTCGCATTTATTTTTTGTCTCGCCTGCGACTTCTATCGCAGAAAGCGAAACTTAGGGATAGTAATCCGGCGGCGACGGTGGTACTGTCTAGCTCTTGACttaaaagcttgatattttagaaggtagaataCCTTGacacttcatactttgtatatagatccCTTCTGTTACGAactttctgtctgtcatatgaccgctgtccttgacctcattttcatagttcattgactacttgaaaaaagttcaatttttttgcaatgttaatttctcacttattataagtaataggagaaccatatttggtatgtgcgtaccttacaaggtcctcatgtctgtcagccagttttcacctgacctcgaccacatttcatggatcagtgaacaaggttaagtttacagggtttataataaaaagacgatgtggtgtaattgccaatgagacaactcttacaagagaccaaatgacacaaaaattaacaactataggtcaccgttcgaccttcaaaaatgagccaaacccatacagcatagtcagccataaaaggccccgacatatgacaaacaattcaaacgtgaaaactaacggcctaattaatgtacagaaaaaatgaacaaaaacaaatatgtaacacagcaacaaacgacaaccactgaattacaggctcctgacttgggacaggcacatacatacataatgtggcggggttaaacatgtaagcggaaccccaaccctcccctaacctgagacagtggtgtaacagtacaacataggaacgaactataaaaatcagttgaaaaaggtttaattcATCAGTTGGATACAAATAgagatacatctaacaaaaacatcccaacaacaaaaagaccattagtacagatctgagagttctcGCAGGggaactccacactaaaatttatgacaaaagggacgatttttcgtttcctattgttaattttccttttttggatagtgatgttcctttggcaccatcttacggtgattattatgcaaatatatcatgcttacaaggggtatttgccaaaaataccggttgagAGGTAAAAATTTCCAGAGCCGTTAGGCGAGGGAAATTTGATTACCTCGAAACCGggatttttggcaaataccccttgtaagcatgatataattgtttaattccaccgaatGTTCCACCTCAGAAAGTTTATTATAATAGGGTATCATATAAAATTTCGactttaatgtttaatttttgtatacactgcagctgtgctatttgcgcagtcaaattgcattgaccgtataatcatttcttatcattttttttatgtacagtcactgactgtatatatatccccctttttatgataataagctggttctcggctgactactacactttgttcatcAGTTTCAGTGAAGCGTAATTCAAGTGGATTCCAGTTTTATGTGACCGGTTGACAATTCGTTTCcgttgagttttatttatgacgtcattcccggaatttttacgtcattcggtccaaattcaataatgatgctttttatcctaagtatttcatctggaaccatgaatttgtcatattagaatagaaatacttcattgagttatttttagacatggtattccccatctgccatggtatttgctagggtatttcccatctgccatggtatttgctag from Mytilus galloprovincialis chromosome 2, xbMytGall1.hap1.1, whole genome shotgun sequence encodes:
- the LOC143064690 gene encoding uncharacterized protein LOC143064690, which gives rise to MAIHMIEMIILICLCVTTVHAIFPYPRNGALLDELVAYYFSRLYTQNEILGFLLFVHNVMLSKRTLKRILRRLNLRRRGIENPLVDIVSKIIDLRRFGYDQVDYRTMWRLLNTFCGVHATQETVRLALTVIDTDGVNARRRRRLIRRSYQSKGPNYCLHVDGYDKLKPFGISIHGCMDGFSRKIMWLTASHTNKNPRHVARNYVEHLKRYKRVPRLIRTDAGTENVLIHRIQIALRSRHNDHMAGVNSVSVGRSTANQRIEMLWSFLMRNFTTFWRNLFNSLVEDGILSNTDPLHLECVRFCFLPIIQVHLNEFRELWNMHRIRRQRNEDQFYGIPDVMYNQPIIYGMFDQSFALPCDDAALDDILDQYTEQHLQRGASHEFRQLITLNVTGLNIEAFGVIRTPDEAKALYRLLVSLLLQLVL